In one window of Poriferisphaera corsica DNA:
- a CDS encoding methyl-accepting chemotaxis protein — MRNLSIRMKVVVWCGLTMTIAMICGFSFAGIKIWNETKAKAEQEAMKIIASTSTTLKGSMDEKASTAQSLCDALYRTDDEPLLNMQNVKGINRRQILFKPDLLAAWTWLNKDTADLTNFEIDGIKHDMSKFASTLTIRNNGKLESSSRVNRTAKPTDQWFWEPWNKKQIFLSEPYIWDYGNGQVVLQASFATIIKRGDKTVGIAGVDISMNQMQEIADKNNEFDGSAKLGILSPTGKIIAFQGKPDLITKDLVEISPTFMKVKDRVLTGESMYIWTSSGDLVLYYPFELGSTGQYLVSAMRIPGSVIMAPAKAALYQIIALGIVCLTIAGFLMWYAAGKISKPIQNVVDSLNDISQGEGDLTVRLTINSKDELGNLAQAFNVFVEKVHDTISDVMRLTLDVASASTQIAASSEEIAAGMEEQSGQVQEISTAVEEMSASINEVAQKSHDANSSAGDAKQVALDGGDIVQQTMSGMNEIETVVSDSSLSIGELGKQGERIGEIIEVINDIADQTNLLALNAAIEAARAGEHGRGFAVVADEVRKLADRTTKATDGVSELISGIQAGTHQAVEKMSSGTEIVGKGVDSARRAGESLNNIVDGAENVAEMVQSIAAAAEQQSAASEQISRNIQSIAAVTHQSREGTQQASVAAAGLSEKAESLKQLVAQFKVKDAA, encoded by the coding sequence ATGCGCAATCTATCAATACGTATGAAAGTCGTCGTCTGGTGTGGTCTCACCATGACCATCGCCATGATCTGTGGTTTCAGCTTCGCAGGTATCAAAATCTGGAATGAAACCAAAGCCAAAGCCGAACAGGAAGCCATGAAAATCATTGCTTCCACCTCAACAACCCTCAAAGGCTCAATGGACGAAAAGGCATCAACCGCACAATCCCTCTGCGACGCGCTCTACCGCACCGATGATGAGCCGCTCCTCAACATGCAAAATGTCAAAGGCATCAACCGTAGACAGATCCTCTTCAAGCCCGATCTTCTCGCCGCATGGACATGGCTCAACAAAGACACCGCCGATTTAACTAACTTTGAGATAGACGGCATCAAACACGATATGAGCAAATTCGCCTCAACACTTACAATACGCAACAACGGAAAACTCGAATCATCAAGCCGGGTCAATCGCACCGCCAAACCAACTGACCAGTGGTTCTGGGAACCATGGAACAAAAAACAAATTTTCCTCTCCGAACCCTACATCTGGGATTACGGTAACGGCCAAGTCGTGCTCCAAGCATCCTTCGCAACAATCATCAAACGCGGCGATAAAACCGTTGGCATTGCCGGCGTCGACATCTCCATGAATCAAATGCAGGAAATCGCTGACAAAAACAATGAATTCGATGGCTCAGCAAAACTCGGAATCCTCAGCCCCACCGGAAAAATTATCGCCTTCCAAGGCAAACCTGACCTCATCACCAAAGATCTTGTCGAAATCAGCCCAACCTTCATGAAAGTGAAAGACCGCGTTCTTACCGGTGAATCCATGTACATCTGGACCTCTTCCGGCGATCTCGTTCTCTACTACCCGTTCGAGCTCGGCAGCACCGGCCAGTACCTCGTCAGCGCCATGCGTATCCCCGGCTCGGTCATCATGGCCCCCGCCAAAGCCGCCCTCTACCAAATCATCGCACTCGGCATCGTCTGCCTCACCATCGCAGGCTTCCTCATGTGGTACGCCGCTGGCAAAATCAGCAAGCCCATCCAAAACGTTGTCGATAGCCTCAACGATATCTCTCAAGGCGAAGGCGATCTAACCGTTAGATTGACCATCAACTCCAAAGACGAGCTCGGCAACCTCGCCCAAGCTTTCAACGTCTTTGTCGAAAAAGTTCACGATACTATCTCCGACGTCATGCGTCTCACGCTCGACGTCGCCAGCGCATCGACCCAAATCGCCGCGTCCAGCGAGGAGATCGCCGCCGGCATGGAAGAGCAGTCCGGCCAGGTCCAGGAAATCTCTACCGCTGTCGAGGAAATGAGCGCTTCCATCAATGAAGTCGCACAAAAAAGCCACGACGCCAACTCAAGTGCAGGGGATGCCAAGCAGGTTGCTCTCGACGGCGGCGACATCGTCCAGCAAACCATGTCCGGCATGAATGAGATCGAAACCGTCGTCAGCGATTCCAGCCTATCTATTGGTGAGTTAGGCAAGCAAGGTGAACGCATCGGCGAGATCATCGAAGTCATCAATGACATCGCCGATCAGACCAACCTCCTTGCCCTCAATGCCGCCATCGAGGCCGCCCGTGCCGGTGAGCATGGCCGAGGCTTCGCGGTTGTCGCCGATGAAGTCCGTAAGCTCGCCGACCGCACCACCAAAGCCACCGACGGTGTCAGCGAACTCATCTCCGGTATCCAGGCCGGCACGCATCAGGCTGTCGAAAAAATGAGCAGCGGCACCGAGATCGTCGGCAAGGGTGTCGATTCCGCGCGTCGTGCCGGTGAGTCGCTAAACAATATTGTGGATGGCGCAGAGAACGTCGCTGAGATGGTGCAGTCCATCGCCGCCGCTGCCGAGCAGCAGTCCGCCGCTTCCGAGCAGATCTCACGCAACATTCAGTCGATCGCCGCCGTGACGCACCAGTCCCGTGAAGGCACTCAACAAGCCAGCGTCGCCGCCGCCGGTTTGTCAGAAAAAGCCGAATCACTCAAGCAGCTCGTCGCACAATTCAAAGTCAAAGACGCTGCATAA